A genomic segment from Zonotrichia albicollis isolate bZonAlb1 chromosome 19, bZonAlb1.hap1, whole genome shotgun sequence encodes:
- the SYNGR2 gene encoding synaptogyrin-2 has product MEGGGGAYGAAKAGGAFDLVRFVQQPQVVARIVSAVFALIVFSCLVGDGYTNLAEDPGLYCIFNRNEDACRYGIGIGVLAFLACIFFFMVDVYFPQISNATDRKYLVLADLGFSGLWTFLWFIGFCFLTNQWSWTRAEDVFIGADSARAAITFSFFSIFSWALLLTFAYKRYKMGVEDFAQSYTDPSPGVPTPYSSYPNISHESYQQPPFTHTAEAPEGYQPPPVY; this is encoded by the exons ATGGAGGGCGGCGGAGGCGCCTACGGGGCGGCCAAGGCCGGCGGTGCCTTCGATCTGGTGCGCTTCGTGCAGCAGCCGCAGGTGGTGGCGCGGATCGTCAGCGCG GTCTTCGCCCTGATCGTGTTCTCCTGCCTGGTCGGGGACGGCTACACGAACCTTGCCGAGGACCCGGGGCTCTACTGCATCTTCAACCGCAACGAAGACGCCTGTCGCTACGGCATCGGCATCGGCGTCCTCGCCTTCCTCGCCTGCATCTTCTTCTTCATGGTGGACGTCTATTTCCCCCAGATCAGCAATGCCACGGACCGCAAGTACCTGGTCCTGGCCGACCTCGGCTTCTCAG GTCTCTGGACCTTCCTCTGGTTCATCGGCTTCTGTTTCTTGACCAACCAGTGGTCCTGGACACGGGCCGAGGATGTGTTCATTGGAGCAGACTCTGCCCGCGCTGCCATCACCTTCAGCTTCTTCTCCATCTTCTCCTGG GCGCTCCTGCTCACCTTCGCTTACAAGAGGTACAAAATGGGGGTGGAGGACTTTGCTCAAAGCTACACCGACCCCAGCCCGGGGGTACCGACTCCGTACTCCAGCTACCCCAACATCAGCCACGAGAGCTACCAGCAGCCGCCCTTCACGCACACGGCGGAGGCCCCGGAGGGCTACCAGCCTCCGCCGGTGTACTGA